The Rhopalosiphum maidis isolate BTI-1 chromosome 2, ASM367621v3, whole genome shotgun sequence genome segment AGATGTTTAAAAACAgatctagatttttttaaaaaaagagatCAAAGGATTGAAAAAGAATTAgaaccaccaccaccacctaatgaaataaaacaacaaacacCTATAACTAAACAAACATTTGTAAAAGAAGGTAGAAATCCAGAAGAAATATCAGAACTTGTTTCATCAGATATGCGTAGAGAACAATTGCGTCTCAAATGGGAAGAAGAAGAACGAAAATTAGCCCAACGGACTGACATTCATTATGAAGATATACGATTTGACGGTGAgtcaaaaaaaagaatattttttagatttagaaTAGTATTTCTTAgttttgaattaagtaatgataattatgtGATTTGTGGATATAACTTATCTCAAGCGACATAAAAATTGCAGACACAATTAATTACCTTCACCActctttcaaaaaataaaataagctatcaaaaaataatttttaaaagcagTTGGGTAATTcttattacataaacatacCTATCAATcaaagtatacctataaacaataatacttttatttaaataataattaaagttttattgcaaacatttttaagaaacaGCCTTAATAATTTGtccatatcaaatatattttgggtATACCATAATTATAACCTGATGattgtacaaaattattgaaaaaaaaaatgtaaattcaatTGTAGttatggtataaaataatatagctatacataattaatttcaataaaaaatatttaatattgattaagattaaaatataataataattttataaaaattaatacctattgaTATGTACTCTGATACTCAATAGAATATATTGAGTCataggtttataatataaactttatatatttcaacacATAATtgatggaaaataataatcaaacttGGGTTGGCCAGCAGAAAGTAATTTTAgcttcttattaaatattaatacaggtCAGAGGCATGTTTATTGGTCTCGCCTGTCCTGTACAGGCATGACCTGCGAAATTTGATCtaacttacattataatttgtagtgcttaaccttatttttttctcagttTCTAATTtcatataggtaatttttttaaaatttttatcatgtagacttgtaatatataaagactataaaaattgataattctaGTTCAGTAATCCCATCCTCTTGGATATGCCATTGTTGTGCACGACTTGTGAATGAGGCCTAGACACGCCTATGATACAGGTTATAAATGCTATAGGGTTaacaatattagaatatattcataataaggAAGAAACCATAGTTCATGAGTTTAGGAAAtggctataaatattaaatctgttATCATAGTTCTAACTGTaacttttagtttaaaatttcaaagtatgtaatataaaatagtaaataaataagttatcgGCATAATGGTtgacaaaatacaataagaaGTAAACTAATgtgaaatcagtaaaaattactaaaaatgtggGATAAtgacctaaaaatattaaaaaatgacttaaaaagtaataaacaccaaaaaatgcaatataaaaattagttgttcAGATTCACATGCTAATGAAACACATTTGTGGCCTAGAGAGCATtgtctaaaaaatgtaaaaaaaaaaatgcaaaatgcaTCAATTAGCCCTAATCATAACATATTAGcgttgtattttcaaaatattttaaatagtacaatataactttgtattttatatttttatttaagtaaacataattttataacatataactacaaaatagataaatattatataaaattaaagatcacatacttttatatattatattattataaataaaagaatattatattaagtaggaacaattttataaaaaaaaatagttaatatctatatctataaaaatgcattatttacaaactaatacattaatataaaactggACTGAATACTTAGCCCAGTTTCTATGCTCACTTTTACACTAAATAgtgatatatctattatttattataaaaacgatttttgtttaatccaAGTTCATATTAAGTgtagattataaaattgtaaaatttaaatttgtagggagaaaaatatttaaagtatatttattgtaataggtgaagtagttaattttaaggagaattttattaaattttattgaaaattacaagGAACGTTaaccaattatatttaaaatataatacatccatatttcatgattttattaaaatatatcactattattTGCAATGTTATAAGTATGTGACTATTTTAAAAaggcttataatattatacagcttTATaggttatgaatattaaacttaaaatataaatacatttaggcAGCAATAATTTATCAGCTGATGCCTttgtaaatgaattatttttcataggtgtatttaatattactgtagcgttaataattttattggagtatttatgtttatctaATTGCGTCAAATCATCAAATAACCCACTTCCATCTTCTGATGATTGGTCTAAATCTTCATCGTCTGTTGAAATTGGAACTGGAGTTATGATTGTTGCATCATTACATAAAGTATTagcacaaaaacaatatttcacatTATTTGCTGTTTTACAGTCAGTAATGGGATACTCATTGCAAGATTTCAGTATATTTTGacctttaaaatatcaaaattaaattaaattaaaaattcatcaaattaatgaataataattattgaaactaAACTAAACACATTACCATAAGTTTTAGTTAGACATCCTTTATATCCTTCTggacattttaatgtaaaattgacTGCAGCGTTTGAACCACAAGTTGGTATAGTTTCAAtgtcataatttgaaaacgTAATAGAGATTTCTGAAGCTTCTGTATTATCAGAAATTTGATTCGGTGTACATACATAACATGTCATGTCTTTTTTTATGGATGCTGAATAAGTTAgacctataattaaattataacaaattatcaaCACATAAATTAAgacaaagtattaaaattagtaatcatgctaattagaaaaaaaaattgttgaatccaaacaataatatctataatactttttttactttactgttttttttttttttttaagaatacaattttactatttttacagtagataaagtattaaattaaaaaatctgaaaattaagatatgatcaaaattttaaaagttatgtcaattttttttattatttaattatttattaagattaaaaaatatataatgttgaaaattaaacatttcccaatttttctttatatttgggttaattttaaatgtcaaaaaaaaaaaaaattcccttTGAAGATTTTATTACTctaccatatataatatgtttgattcACGCATCATTAGATTACAAGATGATGATTTACTTGTATATAGAAttcgtataaattgtattttattacaaaagatATTGTTGACAACAGCCTAGTGAATGAAAAacccatttattatttttttgctagATTTAAAAACACGATATATAGTCACGAAAAGGCTGACTCATTGAACTCGTATTTTAACGGACCGAGGGTGTCGTGTTATGGCCAATTGGTTTAATGACTTAGCATTTAGGTAGCCaactacaattataaaaatgagaaCTGTATACTATCGtagtatcgtaataatatagtttgtaatattaatttaaaagtttaaacaaaatgtagatgtactaaaatattttctttaatgagtaacatttttattctaaatttaataataaatctgggCTATGttaagtaataagttataagtaatattatatagtaatttaaacgGTATTAAGCGTATTATCGTTATTGTTGTTCTTTAAAATAACTCGAAATTCCATTATTTCCcaaatttggattttattttaattcgtcaatattataatattattctactatgtcaaattgaaaaaaaagaatggTAATAACTAGATTTACGATGTTCCTAAATCCCACGCAAATTAATTCGCTTTTATAAATACCGGACAAAAcagtcaataaataaaattccgtAAACATGAATGatgatgttaaataaatatatatacctacatcgtCTATTGAAAACTGAGTTCCACGGATGATTCGTAAgcgttaaaaaaacattttatagttcaaaatgtttatttgaaattcagTGTGTTGCCCATTCACacgttataataacataattaataataactccttattatttttctcccacgagaattttaaataattatagttatatacactTAAACTAACACATTTATGAAatgcatgtttttaaaaatttaaacttgtcATTTATATTGCATTCATTACGTTGTTTAAGAAACAGTTATTGATGTAtgcaattatcatattaacattttctaattcgtacgattaaattaatttttaaaacaatattatttatattttattttatttataaatataaataacgtttaaatagtaaatacttatcacataatttatttattaaaaaataagtatttattattatatcctttttttaagttttgacaaTAGATCAATtctatatgtgtaatattttttgatacaaatgtatatatttttctacattatctatagattatatttaataatattgatataatgaattattattattttttttttttaattaaagctaccaatataaaattattacagtttaacagttacaaataataatgaaatattacaaaactatatttGCTTTACGTAAATAACTGCTTATTCActgaatgtattatttgatGTTGTTAACTCATGTTAaactcataaatcataatgtataagatatcatattatttccgAAAATTGTATCTTTATATAcagaataaaagttaaaactttgaatttaacttttaaaacttttctTAGACAATTGTTTCTTTTAGATAAAActtttagcatttttttttgtgtctgacGTAATATATCAGATGACAATCTTTTAGGCTCCAGTCTCCAGCTATTTGTTGTTTAAGTATAATCGATGTCTATATGACTAATAGGTATATggatattcatatatattatgtgtagtaaaataaaaactacataaCCTTCGATAACTGCGATAAAAGAGAAATGGTAGTACAAACAttgtcaatttaattttttttttataaattaataaaacgttCCTGTCACGATttagtgtaattttttttctgtcatTTTATGACATGACATGTAGCTTCTTGCGTACTACctgtaaacattttgaataatatattgttttttcgcACATATGTCAAACTGTGTAGAacgaaattaaattgaaaacgtACGTactatttcttttttctttatttagaaTGAATTATCTATTTCGTTAAACATTTCGTATTgaatcaaaacattatttttattcaaactttACGCAACTATtgagtattaactattaactaatttaaaatataaacgttccattatactacaaatattgttattgcaattttaaaagtattgttatgcatgttatatattataaatattttttaataaagaatgTTATTATGTAGAATATTTCGTGTAAATAATATCGAGAATATgtctacctataatattttagaaaaaaggttaatttttataaaaattaggtatgaaaaaaaatcgttatacctatatatgtccCATATAACTACTCACCACTATTGGCactattttatctaattttatttattttgagttagataatatattatatactgttaaGTGTATATGTTTACTTTTGTCAAAGGGCTAAGcccgtaaaataaaataaaatctgtgTGCTACACATAGATCATagcttgtaataaaaaaaataatgctatcgtgtttacttattattgttgtagtatagaatttacatacaaaattcaaaaaaaaaaatcacttgaAAAATGCTgttgctaaataatttattctaaccTGTCTTTTGTGaccatttattacttattcacTTAtgcttattaattagtataaataaattttcagattaaataataagaaaaaaaatatcgtagcTTTTTCATTAAGTTATCCTTATCTAATTTCAATCCTTTGAACCTACGAGTATAACTTATCCActaaaacaattgtattaataacgcattaaattaaaataatatcaactgtctacctatctattaatttgaatataaattcattttactaaattagttaaatgaCAAACtacatttcaatatattatatattttaactgaaatatgtattagtatttactatttagtttatctattttttttcgaggtgaatattaacgaaatattttattattatattattagtagtaatataattatactgttcataaaaatattaaaactcagtaaatacaatatgatttgtattatattattatagttatgtaatgAAAGTAGAATGacctttaatatattcataattagtctttttgtatttagattttaaacgtgcgtaaattgaatttatgttttactttATAGATTATTTCCAATCTAATCTAACAAACGAAATTAAAACAACTTAACAAGTTGTAGTTTCAGtagttagtattaataattttaatcaataatttcgtttatttttatttttacagaggTGCTtacttaatactatatacttgactaatactaatactagtaatactaaactatacattattactttatagcttatattatacgtctatACATGACTCatatgttttgtaaaatatgcttttttatattcttaaaatatatgattttatatggaaaaatgtatacacataattatatgattatttatcaaaGATTTTTCTAGACtaagatttatttatgtactaataatcgaaaataactgcaatattaacatattcgtgtaaaattaaaaggaATTCGAAAAATTAACGAGCAGTGtcataattaactaattacttccctaattgtataataatattcaaaattgacTTTATAAATTCTAGTGGGTTCAACAATTTTAGagcaaattcatattttttatcataatttttaattcaatgaaagtatacaattaatatttcttttaaacttttagttgtttataattttaatgatttatttgttgaatttGGCCTTCAGCCTATCTCATctcatttagttttttatgccAAAAGTATGAATGACAGtgataaataggtaaatacgTTTACAGAATTCTTAaac includes the following:
- the LOC113552118 gene encoding uncharacterized protein LOC113552118; the protein is MSVGYPRWTKTTMVWFFVIGLTYSASIKKDMTCYVCTPNQISDNTEASEISITFSNYDIETIPTCGSNAAVNFTLKCPEGYKGCLTKTYGQNILKSCNEYPITDCKTANNVKYCFCANTLCNDATIITPVPISTDDEDLDQSSEDGSGLFDDLTQLDKHKYSNKIINATVILNTPMKNNSFTKASADKLLLPKCIYILSLIFITYKAV